AAAGTGCTTCACCACTTCGGCGTAGATGCCCGGGTCCTGCTGGGAGTCGTCGCCGAGCAGGCCGAAGCGCTGGCCGGGGCAGGCCTCGAGAATGCGCACGATGCGGTCGAGCTTGGTGGCGTGCTTGTTTTGGCCGGTGTGCCGCAGCTGGCTCAGGCGCTTGAGCTGGCTGAGCTGGAACACGCCCTTGGGCAGGTGGTTGTGGGCCGTAAACTCCAGAATGAAATCGTAGAGGTTCCATTCGCTGCTTGAGACGTAGAAAAAGGCATTGGGCCGCTCGGGAGTGGCGGGGCCGGCCTGGGCCAGCCACTGGTAGTGGGCTGCCACGTCGGCGAAGGGCGCGCGGCTGCGGGCATTGCGGCTCAGCAGCACCCACAGCCGCTGCCAGCGCGTGGCCGAGTGCGATACCAGAAAGGTGTCGTCGATGTCGGAAATAAAGGCGAGGGGTGTTTCGTAGGGCACGTGCACCTCGGTGGTGGCATGGGCCAGCGGGGTACCGGTGCCGATGTCGAGCAGCTCGGCGGTGGCCGGGTGCCAGCCGGCCGGCAGCGGCGTGGGTAGCGGTATTTCCAGGCGGAAGAAGCCGTCGGCGTCGGTGCGGGCGCCGGCGGTGTGGCCGGCCACGGTCACGCGCACGGGCACCTCGGCCCAGGGCCGCACCAGAAACAGGCGGAGCAGGCCCCAAGCGTTGGCCCAGAAATTGGGCCGGTAGCGGGTGCGCGGCAGCGGGCTTTGCCGGAAGGCGTGCCCCTGCACCACCACGCAGCCGGGGCTGCCGAAGCCGCGGTACAGCTTGAGTGTGGGCCGCCGGGTCAGGCGGAGCCGGGCCAGGAGTTTTTCGGTCATCGGGGAGGGATGTTCGGCTGCGAGGTCAGAAAAACCGTTACGGCGAAAAAGATGAGTTAGATGGATTTTGCGGGAATTAACCGTAACCTCAACTCAACTTGCGCCCCGCCACTTCCCCGCCGCCCATGCCCTCCCCTTCGTCCCTGTGCTTTCTGTTCGTCGTGAATCCCGCTTCCGGCAGCGCGGAGAAGACCGATTGGGCCACCACCATCGCCGACTACTTTGTGCCCCTGCCCCATACCGCTGAGGTGCTCACCCTTACCGGCCACGACGACGGCCCCGCCTTGCAGGCCCGCATCGCCAGCCAGCACCCCGACCGCCTGGTGGCCGTGGGCGGCGATGGCACCGTGAAAATTGTGGCCGCCGAAGCCATTACCGCCAACCTGCCCCTGGCCGTGCTGCCCGCGGGCTCCGCCAACGGCATGGCCAAGGAGCTGAACCTGCCCGCCGACCCCACCGAGGCGCTGCGCATCGCCGTGCACGGCACCGAAAAAGCCGTGGATGTGCTCTACCTCAACGGCACCGACCTCTGCCTGCACCTGAGCGACATCGGCCTGAACGCCCAGCTCGTGCGCTATGCCCAAAACCAGAACTGGCGCGGCATGCTGGGCTACGCGCGGGCCGCGTTCTGGTCGCTGCTGCGGCGGCGCCTGATGCGGGTGCGCATTCAGTGCGACCACGAGCAGGTGGAGCGCACCGCGTTTATGGTGGTGCTGGCCAATGCCCGCGTGTACGGCACGGGCGCCACCATCAACCCCAACGGCGATGTGTCCGACGGCCGGTTTGAGGTGGTGGTGCTGCGCCGCCTGGTGGGCCGCGAGCTGCTGAAGATGTTCTGGCGCTTCCAGCCCTTCAACCCGGCCGCAGTGGAAATATTCAGTACCACCACCGTGAGCCTGGAAATCACCCGCCCCGTCGACTTCCAGGTAGACGGCGAGTACCGGGGCAAAACCACCCGCGTCGACGTGGAAATCCGGCCGGGTGCGCTGCGCGTGCTGGTGCCTGATTCGGTGGCCTAGTCGCGCCTCACGCCCATGCGCTCCACGGTTTCGCCCTCGAAGTCGAATTCGATGAGGATGGCCGGCTCGGTGCCTACCACCCAGCCGTCGTGGCCGGGCGCGATAGCCACGGCCTGCGGCGCCACAAACCGCTCAATGGTGCCATCGGCGTACTGAATATCGATTTCGCCGCTGGCCAGGAAACCCACGTGGGCGTGCATGCACAGCGGGGTACCCACAATGTCCTTCAGGTTGCTGGACCAGCGAAAGCCTTTGGGGTACACAATGCGCTTGACGCGGGCATTGCCGGTTTTCACCACATCGACTTGCACACCACCTACTTCGCGGCGCACGGCCCCCTTCATCGGGGCAAGGAGGGTTGTTGTATCCATGCCCTAACCTACAAATTAAAAACCAGTTAGCCCAATTCAATTTTGCCGCGTTGGCTTCAATAACGCCGGAGAATGGACCGGCGTTATTGAATTGCGTGCGCCTGGGTTGAGCTACTTTTTGGCCGTTGGAGCCAAAGGCGCAGCCACCACCACGGTATTGGCTGGCAACGGAATTTCGCGGGCGGTTTCAAATTGGCCCGGCTCGGTGGCGGTTTCTTCCACCCGGCGCTGCACCACGCGCAGGCGGTGGCCGTCCACGCTCAGCACGGCCAGGTCGGAGCTGGTGCCCGATGAGGCGTGGTAGCTGCGGAAGCCCATGAGCATGCCGCCGGGAAAGCCGGCGAGCTTAGCCTTGGTGGCGTCCACCACATCGGGCAGGGCCGCAAACTTGCCCAGGTCAATGTCGATAGGCTTGGCGCCCTGCAGCACGAGGTGGGCGCTGGTTTTGGGGTGGTTGGGGTCGTCGGGATTCGGCGCGGGCTTGAATTTGAACGACATTTTCAGCGTCTCGGCCTCGCGGAGCGCGGGGGCGGCAGTGGCCGGCGCTGCCGCTACGCCATCGGCAGCCGGCGCAGTATCAGCGGCAATGGCCGAATCGGGACGAGCGGTTTCCGCGGGGGTTACGGCAGGCGCCTGGGCCGTGGGGGCCGCCGCGGCAGGAGCAGAAGTAACGGGAGCAGTTTGGTTGCAGCCCGCCAGCAGCAGGGCGGCGCACAGGGGCAAATACAATTGTTTCATGCAAGAAATCAAGCAGGAACCCAACGCGGGTTTAGTTGCCGTAAGATTAAGCAAAATTGAGCAGCTAGCGCCTGCTGTCGTCCGCATTTTGGGGCCTGGCAGTGCGCGTAGCCAGCAGCCCCAGCAGCGGGCCGGGCGCCAGCAGTAAAAACAGGTAGCGCGCATCCGCGTGCCCTTGCAGCGCCGCGAAGCTCTGCAGGCTGACAATGGTGAGGGCAAACCCCAAACAGGTAACCAGCGTGAGGGCCGTGCCCGTGGCGGTAGCCGGCGCTCGCTGCGCCACCAATGCCGAAAACTGCGGCGAATCGGCCACCACGGCCATGCCCCACACCAGCACCGCCACCCCAAATGCGGGCCGCGGCAATGCCAGCAGCAGCGGGCTGAGCAGGCAGCAGGCGCCCGATACCGCCAGCGCCGCCCGGGCCGTGCGCAGGCTGCCGAACCGCTGGGCCAGGTAGCCGCCCGCCACGCAGGCCGGCGCCCCGGCCGCAATCAGCCCAAAAGCCCAGCCGGGGCCAAATGGGCCCGACTCGGGGTGCAGCCGTGCGTGCGTGACCAGGAGCATCGGCACAAAAGCCCAAAACGTGTACAGCTCCCACATGTGCCCAAAGTAGCCCAACGCCGCCCGCCGAAACGGCCGCTCCCGGAATACTTGCCACGCCGTGCCCAGCTGCAGCCGCGCCCCGGGCCGCCGGTACGGCCCGTTGGGCACCAAGGCCCACAGCAGCACGCCACCCGCCAGCGCCAGGCCGGAGGTAGCCAGCACCACGGCTTTCCATTCCACGTCGGCGGCCAGCAACCGCAGCAGGTGGGGCAGCGCGGTGCCCAGCACCAGCGCTCCCACCAGGTAGCCCAAAGCCCGGCCCAGCCCCCTTTCGTAGTAATCGGCGGCTATTTTCATGCCCACCGGGTAGATGCCGGCCAGGCACAGGCCGGTGGCAAAGCGCAGCCCCAGCACCACCACGGGCGTGGGCCCCGGCAGCAGCAGCCCCGCGTTGGTCAGGCTGCCGGCTACGGCACAGAGCAAAAACAGGCGGGCCGGCGCCACCCTATCGGCCAGCCGGAGCAGGCCAAACACCAGCGTGCCCACAATAAACCCTAGCTGCACCGCCGATACCATCTCGCCCAGCGACGCGCTTCTCAGCCAGGCATCGGGCAGCAGGTCCGGCAGCAAATCGGGCAGTACGGCGTTGCCCGCAAACCAAAGCGAGGTGCAGGCAAACTGCGCAAACACAATGATGGGCAGCACCCACCGCGGCCGATGATAAGTGGGAGCTGGTGAAAGAGCAATGTCGGAAGCCAAAACGGAAAGTTGCGGGCTGAAATTGAGCCAAACGTACGCCAAAACCAGCAGCCCTGTCCTACCCAGGCATATAGTCCCATGCCTCAGCCCAGTACCCAGGCCTGCCGGGCACAAAAAAGCCCTGCTACTTCGTAACAGGGCTTTTTTCAACTCATCGAGAGAAACCCAGCCTTCTACCAGCGGCGACCGTAGTGGTGGCCCCGCGAACCGTAGTAAGGCCGGGGTGCGTAGTAGATGCGAGGCGCGTAATAGGGGGCTGGCACTATTACCACAGGGGGCGGTGGCACGGCATACACTACCGCCGTGCGCGGCGGGAAGTAGCGGGGGCCGTAGTAAGCGCGCGGTGGTGGGCTGTAGTAGCCACCCCGCACTATCACCTGGGCCCGGGCCGGGCTAGAGGCCACCAGCGGCCCAGCAAGCAGCAAGGCTAGCAGCAACAGAAACGAACGGGTTTTCATTGGATAAAGCAGGCTAAGTCAAACACTGGGTATTTTACTGACTTCGACAAGTCGCCGTTGCCCAGGTTTAATGTCCCGAGCGACGGCCAGCAGAAATGCCTAGCGGAGTCGTTGCCTGCCGGGGGAACCTCACCCCCGCCCCTCTCCATAAGAGAGGGGAGCCACACAACAAGCTTTTAGCTCAATTCCTAAAAAGAAAGCCCCAACTCAAAATTGAGCTGGGGCTTTCTTTTTAGAGTTAGGCTCCCCTCTCTTTTGGAGAGGGGCCGGGGGTGAGGTCCCCCGCTCGCCGCCTTACTTCTTGCGGTACTCGGCGTTCAGGTAAGTCAGCACCGGGGCGGTGATGTCGAGGTCCTTCCGGCCGTAGGCAATGGTGCCACTGGGAGCGGCAATCAGTATCATCTTGTAGCCGTGGGTTTTGCCATAAGCTTCTACTTTCTTATTCACGCTCTCGAGCACGCTCTGGGTGAGCTTGGCTTCTTCTTCCTGGGCCTGGGCCTGCAGTTGCTGCTGCTTCTGGCCTACTTCCTGCTGCTGGGCCTGGAGGCGCTGCTCGGAGGCGGCGCGCTGCTCGGGGCTAAGAGTTGGTGCCTGCTTCTGGTAGGCCTCCACCGCAGATTTGAAGCTGGTGAGCATGCCTTGGTTCTGGCGCTCCCAATTACGGGCTTTGCCCTCAAAGGCTTTGCGTGCATCCTTCATGCCCTGGTAGCCATCGAGCATTTTGCTGGACTCCACGTAAACGATTTTTTCCTCGGTGCCGGGAGCGGGAGCCGCTGCGGTGGCCTCAGTGGTGGTGCTGGTGGTTTTGGCAGCGGTGGTATCGGCCGTGTTTAGCACGGGCGATGCCATGACGGCGGTGGATTTGTCGGTGGCAATGGCCGGGGCGGCCACGCGGCTGCTGAAATGCAGGAAATACAAAGCGGCCACAGCCAGCAGTAGCACGATGTTAATGGTTGTCTGAACGGGGTTTTTCATGGAAACAACAAGTGAATAATTTGTAAAAGTAAGCTGCCGGCCTGAGCTAACACTAACTAGGGCGTGTTCTCAGTTAATAGGGTAACTTGGGGAATGAACGCAGACCGGACATTACTGACGGATTCGATGTGGGCGGAGTTGTCGCCTTTGTTGCCGGGCCAGGCCAATTGCCGCGGCACGACGGCGCGCGACACGCGCGGCTTTGTGGAAGCGGTGCTCTGGCTGGGGCGCACGGGCGTGGGCTGGCGGGACCTGCCGCCGCATTTGGGGCACTGGCACCGGGTGTACGTGCGCTTTGCCCGCTGGCGCGACAGCGGCGTGTGGGAGCGGGTGGCGAACTGGCT
This region of Hymenobacter sedentarius genomic DNA includes:
- a CDS encoding App1 family protein → MTEKLLARLRLTRRPTLKLYRGFGSPGCVVVQGHAFRQSPLPRTRYRPNFWANAWGLLRLFLVRPWAEVPVRVTVAGHTAGARTDADGFFRLEIPLPTPLPAGWHPATAELLDIGTGTPLAHATTEVHVPYETPLAFISDIDDTFLVSHSATRWQRLWVLLSRNARSRAPFADVAAHYQWLAQAGPATPERPNAFFYVSSSEWNLYDFILEFTAHNHLPKGVFQLSQLKRLSQLRHTGQNKHATKLDRIVRILEACPGQRFGLLGDDSQQDPGIYAEVVKHFPARIRVVYLRQVHAAGRPAAEAALAQIKQAGVETCYFKHSRDALRHSQEMGL
- a CDS encoding diacylglycerol/lipid kinase family protein; the protein is MPSPSSLCFLFVVNPASGSAEKTDWATTIADYFVPLPHTAEVLTLTGHDDGPALQARIASQHPDRLVAVGGDGTVKIVAAEAITANLPLAVLPAGSANGMAKELNLPADPTEALRIAVHGTEKAVDVLYLNGTDLCLHLSDIGLNAQLVRYAQNQNWRGMLGYARAAFWSLLRRRLMRVRIQCDHEQVERTAFMVVLANARVYGTGATINPNGDVSDGRFEVVVLRRLVGRELLKMFWRFQPFNPAAVEIFSTTTVSLEITRPVDFQVDGEYRGKTTRVDVEIRPGALRVLVPDSVA
- a CDS encoding MFS transporter, whose amino-acid sequence is MASDIALSPAPTYHRPRWVLPIIVFAQFACTSLWFAGNAVLPDLLPDLLPDAWLRSASLGEMVSAVQLGFIVGTLVFGLLRLADRVAPARLFLLCAVAGSLTNAGLLLPGPTPVVVLGLRFATGLCLAGIYPVGMKIAADYYERGLGRALGYLVGALVLGTALPHLLRLLAADVEWKAVVLATSGLALAGGVLLWALVPNGPYRRPGARLQLGTAWQVFRERPFRRAALGYFGHMWELYTFWAFVPMLLVTHARLHPESGPFGPGWAFGLIAAGAPACVAGGYLAQRFGSLRTARAALAVSGACCLLSPLLLALPRPAFGVAVLVWGMAVVADSPQFSALVAQRAPATATGTALTLVTCLGFALTIVSLQSFAALQGHADARYLFLLLAPGPLLGLLATRTARPQNADDSRR
- a CDS encoding OmpH family outer membrane protein — its product is MKNPVQTTINIVLLLAVAALYFLHFSSRVAAPAIATDKSTAVMASPVLNTADTTAAKTTSTTTEATAAAPAPGTEEKIVYVESSKMLDGYQGMKDARKAFEGKARNWERQNQGMLTSFKSAVEAYQKQAPTLSPEQRAASEQRLQAQQQEVGQKQQQLQAQAQEEEAKLTQSVLESVNKKVEAYGKTHGYKMILIAAPSGTIAYGRKDLDITAPVLTYLNAEYRKK